From the genome of Uranotaenia lowii strain MFRU-FL chromosome 1, ASM2978415v1, whole genome shotgun sequence, one region includes:
- the LOC129737695 gene encoding uncharacterized protein LOC129737695, producing MSDSANETLKNCDICDAWSHYRCAGVTEEVKNVPWHCNKCSNLLNIPKIRKPVKRNVSKRTGSAKGDVASDSGKLPEGRLSLQESINLLEHESAVIEQQLLEEKILHDKRLELERAINEKRRALQQKQQEDKLHQEKQQLEQQLADHKEFLIRQKEMRDQFRKMKADLNQEFEEESEEDSFGPEAGSDKTKRWVEMQEDLRGAYPKKTTGTDSLSTSVRKLCNEPNRVKELEPEKHVSLTQQQKLEVLGEAMKSDARGNWEPQEKVESECRVKRLLEQCLEETGSQGANEPTEESDLNNLEQALMRSLLERRQRKELETQTRSFNTGPTKEQLAARQAGSKHLPTFRGEPEIWPQFISCFEYTTAACGFTNVDNLKRLQDSLQGLAKEAVQSRLLMPASVPEVIEDLRQLFGNPEKLLKSLVTKVRKVPAPRVDKLESFLYFGITVKQLCDHLVAAKLQDHLSNPMLVSELVNKLPSEYQLEWIRFKRGKNGLPLCMFADFMNGIVSEVAELADFKGEQKNVLDEGRNKYRRKERVNTHDTRVFPATQNTMPARSRRPCPMCNRTDHKLRFCDDFASISLVDRRKLVDRLKLCNLCLSDHGKIKCTFKVRCEIRSCRGAHHTLLHCNEEAVNITVAECNPHHQRDRQVIFRMIPITLYHGGNTVETLAFLDEGASTTLVESSLADSLGVKGIPEPLVIVWTGNVKRNEDTSRKIDLLISSIDSRRKFMLSSAHTVGELKLPLQKTCYGNIVKKYRHLSGVPLSSTKMEVPRVLIGLDNLHLFAPLESIVGAPGEPIAVRSTLGWAIYGPDLRSEQSHRYVNHHMVQSLNNRELHDLMTAQYAQEDLPSAHVQSIESDEIRRARNILESTTIRVGDRFETGLIWKQEPAFPDSYPMALNRLRSLDRRLNREPHLQQNVNQQIEYYLTKGYCHKATKEELLNTNPSSVWYLPLNVVLNPKKPHKVRLVWDAAAKAHGVSLNSFLLKGPDLLASLPAVISKFRERRVAVGGDIKEMYHQLRIRDADQQAQPK from the exons ATGTCGGATAGTGCAAATGAAACGCTGAAGAAC TGCGATATATGCGATGCTTGGAGCCACTATCGATGCGCCGGTGTCACAGAGGAGGTTAAGAATGTACCCTGGCACTGCAATAAATGCAGTAACCTGCTGAACATCCCGAAGATCAGGAAGCCTGTTAAACGAAACGTTTCCAAACGAACGGGCAGCGCAAAAGGCGATGTCGCATCGGATTCCGGAAAATTGCCTGAAGGTCGACTATCCCTGCAAGAGTCGATAAATCTTCTGGAGCATGAATCGGCTGTGATCGAGCAGCAATTATTGGAGGAGAAGATACTACATGATAAACGCTTAGAGCTAGAACGTGCCATCAACGAAAAAAGGCGCGCTCTGCAGCAGAAGCAACAGGAAGATAAACTTCACCAGGAGAAACAACAGCTGGAACAACAATTAGCTGACCACAAAGAGTTTTTGATCCGCCAGAAAGAAATGCGGGAtcaatttcgaaaaatgaaAGCAGATTTAAACCAGGAGTTCGAAGAGGAAAGTGAAGAGGACTCGTTTGGTCCAGAAGCTGGATCCGACAAAACAAAGCGTTGGGTGGAGATGCAAGAAGATCTCCGCGGCGCTTATCCCAAGAAAACCACAGGAACGGATAGCTTATCCACCTCTGTGCGTAAGTTGTGCAACGAACCGAATCGGGTCAAAGAACTAGAACCGGAGAAGCACGTAAGTTtaacacaacaacaaaaattagaaGTGTTAGGAGAAGCGATGAAAAGCGATGCCCGAGGAAATTGGGAACCGCAGGAAAAGGTTGAATCGGAGTGTCGTGTAAAGCGTCTTTTGGAACAGTGTTTAGAAGAAACAGGAAGCCAAGGAGCTAACGAACCGACAGAAGAATCGGATTTGAACAATTTGGAGCAAGCATTGATGCGGAGTTTATTGGAGCGTAGGCAACGGAAAGAGCTGGAGACACAAACTCGCAGTTTTAATACTGGACCTACGAAAGAGCAGTTAGCGGCCCGCCAAGCTGGTTCAAAACATCTCCCTACATTTCGAGGGGAGCCAGAAATCTGGCCCCAATTTATCAGCTGCTTTGAATATACTACAGCGGCTTGTGGGTTTACAAATGTGGACAACTTGAAGAGACTCCAAGATAGTCTGCAAGGTTTGGCGAAAGAAGCAGTTCAGAGCAGGTTGCTCATGCCTGCGTCGGTACCGGAAGTGATTGAGGATCTGCGACAACTCTTTGGGAATCCGGAAAAGCTGTTAAAGTCGCTTGTGACCAAGGTGCGGAAGGTGCCAGCACCTCGAGTAGACAAACTGGAAAGTTTTCTATATTTTGGAATTACTGTCAAACAGTTGTGTGACCATTTGGTGGCGGCCAAGCTGCAGGACCATCTAAGCAATCCCATGCTTGTATCGGAACTAGTAAACAAGCTGCCGTCCGAGTATCAGCTAGAATGGATTCGCTTCAAGAGAGGAAAAAATGGTCTTCCTCTTTGTATGTTTGCGGATTTCATGAATGGAATCGTGTCGGAGGTTGCTGAGTTAGCTGACTTCAAAGGAGAGCAGAAGAATGTTCTGGATGAAGGAAGAAACAAGTACCGAAGGAAAGAGCGTGTGAATACACACGATACAAGAGTATTTCCGGCTACCCAGAATACGATGCCTGCGAGATCCAGAAGACCCTGCCCGATGTGCAATCGTACAGACCACAAATTGAGGTTCTGTGACGATTTCGCATCAATCTCGTTGGTCGATCGCCGAAAATTGGTGGACAGGCTTAAGTTGTGCAACCTTTGCTTAAGTGACCATGGGAAAATTAAGTGTACCTTCAAGGTCCGGTGCGAGATTCGAAGCTGCAGAGGAGCTCACCACACCCTGTTGCATTGCAATGAAGAAGCCGTCAACATCACCGTAGCTGAGTGCAATCCACACCATCAGAGAGATCGGCAAGTAATCTTTCGAATGATACCGATTACTTTGTACCATGGAGGAAATACTGTCGAAACGTTGGCGTTCTTGGACGAGGGAGCTTCAACAACACTTGTTGAGAGCTCGTTAGCTGATTCGTTGGGCGTCAAGGGAATCCCAGAGCCCCTTGTAATCGTGTGGACAGGAAATGTCAAGCGAAACGAAGATACTTCACGGAAAATCGACCTACTGATATCTTCGATAGATTCTCGACGCAAGTTCATGCTGTCATCTGCCCATACCGTGGGAGAATTGAAGCTGCCGCTGCAGAAGACGTGTTACGGAAACATCGTCAAAAAGTATCGACACTTGAGTGGAGTTCCTTTGTCGAGCACCAAGATGGAGGTTCCCAGAGTTCTCATCGGACTTGACAACCTACACTTATTCGCCCCTCTGGAGTCCATAGTTGGTGCCCCGGGAGAACCAATCGCCGTGCGCTCAACGCTGGGATGGGCTATTTACGGTCCCGATTTGAGATCGGAACAATCACATCGCTACGTAAATCATCACATGGTTCAAAGTTTAAATAATCGGGAACTTCACGATCTGATGACGGCGCAGTACGCTCAGGAAGATTTGCCTTCAGCACATGTACAGTCTATCGAATCGGATGAAATTCGCAGAGCCCGGAACATCCTGGAATCGACAACCATCCGGGTAGGCGACCGCTTCGAAACGGGGCTTATCTGGAAACAGGAACCCGCGTTTCCTGATAGTTATCCGATGGCGTTAAATAGGCTGAGAAGCCTTGATCGAAGACTCAACCGAGAGCCACACCTGCAACAAAATGTCAACCAACAAATTGAATATTACCTGACCAAAGGCTACTGCCATAAGGCCACGAAAGAAGAACTTTTGAACACCAATCCGTCTTCAGTATGGTATCTTCCGCTAAATGTAGTACTGAATCCGAAGAAACCACATAAAGTGCGCCTGGTGTGGGATGCGGCAGCTAAAGCACATGGTGTTTCCCTTAATTCCTTTCTCCTTAAAGGCCCCGATCTACTGGCATCACTTCCGGCAGTCATCAGCAAGTTTCGAGAGCGACGAGTAGCCGTGGGAGGTGACATCAAAGAGATGTACCATCAGCTCAGGATCAGAGATGCAGACCAGCAGGcgcaacccaagtaa
- the LOC129737696 gene encoding uncharacterized protein LOC129737696 codes for MSDSANETLKNVGEAAEKRNCVYCEDSDGADDMVQCDICDAWSHYRCAGVTEEVKNVPWHCNKCSNLLNIPKIRKPVKRNVSKRTGSAKGDVASDSGKLPEGRLSLQESINLLEHESAVIEQQLLEEKILHDKRLELERAINEKRRALQQKQQEDKLHQEKQQLEQQLADHKEFLIRQKEMRDQFRKMKADLNQEFEEESEEDSFGPEAGSDKTKRWVEMQEDLRGAYPKKTTGTDSLSTSVRKLCNEPNRVKELEPEKHVSLTQQQKLEVLGEAMKSDARGNWEPQEKVESECRVKRLLEQCLEETGSQGANEPTEESDLNNLEQALMRSLLERRQRKELETQTRSFNTGPTKEQLAARQAGSKHLPTFRGEPEIWPQFISCFEYTTAACGFTNVDNLKRLQDSLQGLAKEAVQSRLLMPASVPEVIEDLRQLFGNPEKLLKSLVTKVRKVPAPRVDKLESFLYFGITVKQLCDHLVAAKLQDHLSNPMLVSELVNKLPSEYQLEWIRFKRGKNGLPLCMFADFMNGIVSEVAELADFKGEQKNVLDEGRNKYRRKERVNTHDTRVFPATQNTMPARSRRPCPMCNRTDHKLRFCDDFASISLVDRRKLVDRLKLCNLCLSDHGKIKCTFKVRCEIRSCRGAHHTLLHCNEEAVNITVAECNPHHQRDRQVIFRMIPITLYHGGNTVETLAFLDEGASTTLVESSLADSLGVKGIPEPLVIVWTGNVKRNEDTSRKIDLLISSIDSRRKFMLSSAHTVGELKLPLQKTCYGNIVKKYRHLSGVPLSSTKMEVPRVLIGLDNLHLFAPLESIVGAPGEPIAVRSTLGWAIYGPDLRSEQSHRYVNHHMVQSLNNRELHDLMTAQYAQEDLPSAHVQSIESDEIRRARNILESTTIRVGDRFETGLIWKQEPAFPDSYPMALNRLRSLDRRLNREPHLQQNVNQQIEYYLTKGYCHKATKEELLNTNPSSVWYLPLNVVLNPKKPHKVRLVWDAAAKAHGVSLNSFLLKGPDLLASLPAVISKFRERRVAVGGDIKEMYHQLRIRDADQQAQRFLFRFPQDDRPTVFVMDVATFGAASSPCSAQYVKNLNAQQFSTRYPAAAQAIVHRHYVDDYYDSFDTEEEAIERTREVRWIHSKGGFEITNWTSNSTAVLRSLGVVGGSRESIHLNQDKVTEYERVLGIMWDTQNDVFSFAVPTKAAASQTAPPKKREVLSTIMSLFDPIGLLAPFTVLGKMLMQDLWRAGCEWDQQISGECLEKWRQWVAMFSLVEGVRIPRCNFGSTSSDRFGQIQLHIFTDAGENAFGCVAYLRICVDDTVKCSLVLARSKVAPIKQLSIPRLELKAAVLGANLSHAVRNNHSLPIGRTYFWCDSQTVLSWIQTDQRRYQPFVGFRIGEILSLSKLTDWRYVPTKLNVADSLTKWGRLPSLSGEGSWFRGPEFLYQHPSKWPQQNLPEANTKTEIKAIHLFHSVELPSSLIDVTRFSKWNVAVRTMACVFRFISNCRRKIAGKPIETVLSTPKFKRFIKIEIPFVVVPLRQDEHRRAENVLFRLAQSETYSDEIRILKRNSELHFQKWLPLEKSSPLFKLVPLIDADGVLRMEGRSEKAEFLPFDLRFPIILPRTHCVTKLLVQQYHERFGHGYRETVKNEIKQRFVVSGLSNLIRRTEGSCVWCKVRKCLPKNPKMAALSVQRLTPFKRPFTFVGLDYMGPVEVVVGRRKEKRWIVVFTCMVVRAVHLEVAHSLTAQSCIMAIRRFISRRGPASEYFSDNGTNLRGASKEIIKQVREIDNVCADEFTTAITSWHFIPPGTPHMGGAWERMVRSVKQVMTALDDGRRLNDEILLTTLAETEDMINSRPLTLVSSDPVVNALCPNVFLRGSDPNEPHEVIKPTNPAEALRDAYKRSQQLADDLWKRWIKEYVPTVNQRSKWFSEADPLKKGDLVYVVDGNRRKAWVRGIIEEPIFSSDGRVRQALVRTTRGVFRRGTANLAVLEITGAADEVQMVGPESVAHHTTF; via the coding sequence ATGTCGGATAGTGCAAATGAAACGCTGAAGAACGTAGGTGAAGCGGCGGAAAAGCGTAACTGCGTTTACTGTGAAGATTCAGATGGCGCGGACGACATGGTCCAGTGCGATATATGCGATGCTTGGAGCCACTATCGATGCGCCGGTGTCACAGAGGAGGTTAAGAATGTACCCTGGCACTGCAATAAATGCAGTAACCTGCTGAACATCCCGAAGATCAGGAAGCCTGTTAAACGAAACGTTTCCAAACGAACGGGCAGCGCAAAAGGCGATGTCGCATCGGATTCCGGAAAATTGCCTGAAGGTCGACTATCCCTGCAAGAGTCGATAAATCTTCTGGAGCATGAATCGGCTGTGATCGAGCAGCAATTATTGGAGGAGAAGATACTACATGATAAACGCTTAGAGCTAGAACGTGCCATCAACGAAAAAAGGCGCGCTCTGCAGCAGAAGCAACAGGAAGATAAACTTCACCAGGAGAAACAACAGCTGGAACAACAATTAGCTGACCACAAAGAGTTTTTGATCCGCCAGAAAGAAATGCGGGAtcaatttcgaaaaatgaaAGCAGATTTAAACCAGGAGTTCGAAGAGGAAAGTGAAGAGGACTCGTTTGGTCCAGAAGCTGGATCCGACAAAACAAAGCGTTGGGTGGAGATGCAAGAAGATCTCCGCGGCGCTTATCCCAAGAAAACCACAGGAACGGATAGCTTATCCACCTCTGTGCGTAAGTTGTGCAACGAACCGAATCGGGTCAAAGAACTAGAACCGGAGAAGCACGTAAGTTtaacacaacaacaaaaattagaaGTGTTAGGAGAAGCGATGAAAAGCGATGCCCGAGGAAATTGGGAACCGCAGGAAAAGGTTGAATCGGAGTGTCGTGTAAAGCGTCTTTTGGAACAGTGTTTAGAAGAAACAGGAAGCCAAGGAGCTAACGAACCGACAGAAGAATCGGATTTGAACAATTTGGAGCAAGCATTGATGCGGAGTTTATTGGAGCGTAGGCAACGGAAAGAGCTGGAGACACAAACTCGCAGTTTTAATACTGGACCTACGAAAGAGCAGTTAGCGGCCCGCCAAGCTGGTTCAAAACATCTCCCTACATTTCGAGGGGAGCCAGAAATCTGGCCCCAATTTATCAGCTGCTTTGAATATACTACAGCGGCTTGTGGGTTTACAAATGTGGACAACTTGAAGAGACTCCAAGATAGTCTGCAAGGTTTGGCGAAAGAAGCAGTTCAGAGCAGGTTGCTCATGCCTGCGTCGGTACCGGAAGTGATTGAGGATCTGCGACAACTCTTTGGGAATCCGGAAAAGCTGTTAAAGTCGCTTGTGACCAAGGTGCGGAAGGTGCCAGCACCTCGAGTAGACAAACTGGAAAGTTTTCTATATTTTGGAATTACTGTCAAACAGTTGTGTGACCATTTGGTGGCGGCCAAGCTGCAGGACCATCTAAGCAATCCCATGCTTGTATCGGAACTAGTAAACAAGCTGCCGTCCGAGTATCAGCTAGAATGGATTCGCTTCAAGAGAGGAAAAAATGGTCTTCCTCTTTGTATGTTTGCGGATTTCATGAATGGAATCGTGTCGGAGGTTGCTGAGTTAGCTGACTTCAAAGGAGAGCAGAAGAATGTTCTGGATGAAGGAAGAAACAAGTACCGAAGGAAAGAGCGTGTGAATACACACGATACAAGAGTATTTCCGGCTACCCAGAATACGATGCCTGCGAGATCCAGAAGACCCTGCCCGATGTGCAATCGTACAGACCACAAATTGAGGTTCTGTGACGATTTCGCATCAATCTCGTTGGTCGATCGCCGAAAATTGGTGGACAGGCTTAAGTTGTGCAACCTTTGCTTAAGTGACCATGGGAAAATTAAGTGTACCTTCAAGGTCCGGTGCGAGATTCGAAGCTGCAGAGGAGCTCACCACACCCTGTTGCATTGCAATGAAGAAGCCGTCAACATCACCGTAGCTGAGTGCAATCCACACCATCAGAGAGATCGGCAAGTAATCTTTCGAATGATACCGATTACTTTGTACCATGGAGGAAATACTGTCGAAACGTTGGCGTTCTTGGACGAGGGAGCTTCAACAACACTTGTTGAGAGCTCGTTAGCTGATTCGTTGGGCGTCAAGGGAATCCCAGAGCCCCTTGTAATCGTGTGGACAGGAAATGTCAAGCGAAACGAAGATACTTCACGGAAAATCGACCTACTGATATCTTCGATAGATTCTCGACGCAAGTTCATGCTGTCATCTGCCCATACCGTGGGAGAATTGAAGCTGCCGCTGCAGAAGACGTGTTACGGAAACATCGTCAAAAAGTATCGACACTTGAGTGGAGTTCCTTTGTCGAGCACCAAGATGGAGGTTCCCAGAGTTCTCATCGGACTTGACAACCTACACTTATTCGCCCCTCTGGAGTCCATAGTTGGTGCCCCGGGAGAACCAATCGCCGTGCGCTCAACGCTGGGATGGGCTATTTACGGTCCCGATTTGAGATCGGAACAATCACATCGCTACGTAAATCATCACATGGTTCAAAGTTTAAATAATCGGGAACTTCACGATCTGATGACGGCGCAGTACGCTCAGGAAGATTTGCCTTCAGCACATGTACAGTCTATCGAATCGGATGAAATTCGCAGAGCCCGGAACATCCTGGAATCGACAACCATCCGGGTAGGCGACCGCTTCGAAACGGGGCTTATCTGGAAACAGGAACCCGCGTTTCCTGATAGTTATCCGATGGCGTTAAATAGGCTGAGAAGCCTTGATCGAAGACTCAACCGAGAGCCACACCTGCAACAAAATGTCAACCAACAAATTGAATATTACCTGACCAAAGGCTACTGCCATAAGGCCACGAAAGAAGAACTTTTGAACACCAATCCGTCTTCAGTATGGTATCTTCCGCTAAATGTAGTACTGAATCCGAAGAAACCACATAAAGTGCGCCTGGTGTGGGATGCGGCAGCTAAAGCACATGGTGTTTCCCTTAATTCCTTTCTCCTTAAAGGCCCCGATCTACTGGCATCACTTCCGGCAGTCATCAGCAAGTTTCGAGAGCGACGAGTAGCCGTGGGAGGTGACATCAAAGAGATGTACCATCAGCTCAGGATCAGAGATGCAGACCAGCAGGCGCAAAGGTTTCTCTTTCGGTTCCCGCAAGACGATCGTCCTACCGTTTTCGTGATGGACGTAGCCACCTTCGGCGCTGCCAGTTCTCCATGCTCGGCACAATACGTGAAGAACCTGAATGCCCAGCAGTTTTCCACTCGGTATCCGGCAGCAGCACAAGCCATCGTTCACCGCCATTATGTCGATGACTACTACGACAGCTTCGACACCGAAGAGGAAGCTATCGAGCGCACCAGAGAGGTACGTTGGATCCACTCGAAAGGTGGATTCGAGATCACCAACTGGACATCTAATTCTACAGCTGTTCTTCGAAGTTTGGGAGTggttggtggctccagagagtcaatCCATTTGAATCAAGACAAGGTGACGGAGTACGAACGAGTTCTCGGTATCATGTGGGACACACAGAACGACGTGTTTTCATTTGCGGTACCTACAAAAGCTGCGGCTTCTCAGACGGCACCACCGAAGAAGCGTGAAGTCCTAAGCACGATCATGTCTTTGTTTGATCCGATAGGGCTGTTGGCTCCTTTTACGGTGCTAGGAAAAATGCTTATGCAGGATCTGTGGCGAGCAGGTTGCGAATGGGACCAGCAAATTAGTGGAGAATGTTTAGAAAAGTGGCGACAGTGGGTCGCAATGTTTTCTCTGGTCGAGGGTGTTCGCATTCCTAGATGCAACTTTGGGTCGACATCTTCTGATCGATTTGGCCAAATTCAGCTGCATATCTTTACAGACGCCGGGGAAAATGCTTTTGGATGCGTTGCGTACCTGAGGATTTGCGTTGATGACACTGTTAAATGTTCGTTGGTGCTGGCTCGATCGAAAGTGGCACCGATTAAACAACTTTCCATACCACGGCTCGAATTGAAGGCAGCAGTTTTGGGTGCGAACCTAAGTCACGCGGTCAGGAATAACCATTCCCTTCCTATAGGCCGAACATACTTCTGGTGCGATTCTCAAACCGTTCTTTCCTGGATCCAAACCGATCAACGTCGTTATCAACCCTTCGTCGGCTTTAGAATCGGAGAAATTCTAAGTCTCTCTAAGTTGACGGACTGGCGCTACGTCCCGACCAAGTTGAATGTAGCAGATTCGCTCACCAAGTGGGGTCGTCTTCCAAGTCTTTCAGGTGAGGGTTCTTGGTTTCGTGGCCCGGAGTTTCTGTACCAGCATCCGTCGAAATGGCCCCAACAAAATCTTCCCGAAGCAAATACAAAAACGGAAATCAAAGCAATACACCTTTTCCACAGTGTTGAGCTTCCGAGTTCCCTAATCGACGTGACTAGATTTTCGAAATGGAATGTTGCAGTTCGCACAATGGCGTGCGTCTTCCGGTTTATATCCAACTGTCGGCGTAAGATTGCTGGCAAACCCATCGAAACTGTCCTGTCGACTCCAAAGTTTAAACGGTTCATCAAGATCGAAATTCCATTTGTAGTGGTTCCGTTGCGGCAAGATGAGCATCGACGTGCTGAAAATGTTCTCTTCAGGTTGGCTCAAAGCGAGACCTACAGTGACGAGATCAGAATACTGAAGCGCAACTCAGAGTTACATTTCCAAAAATGGTTGCCTTTGGAGAAATCAAGTCCTCTCTTCAAGCTAGTTCCTTTGATCGACGCAGATGGTGTGTTGAGAATGGAAGGGCGTTCCGAAAAAGCGGAGTTCCTCCCCTTTGACCTTCGATTCCCGATAATTTTACCAAGAACTCACTGTGTCACAAAACTTTTGGTTCAACAATACCACGAGAGGTTTGGACACGGATATCGAGAAACGGTGAAGAACGAAATTAAGCAACGTTTCGTGGTAAGCGGTCTCAGCAATTTGATAAGACGAACCGAAGGAAGCTGCGTATGGTGTAAGGTCCGAAAATGTCTGCCGAAGAATCCCAAAATGGCTGCACTGTCCGTGCAAAGATTAACCCCTTTCAAACGGCCATTTACGTTCGTTGGGCTTGACTATATGGGTCCAGTTGAAGTCGTCGTTGGTCGCCGCAAGGAAAAACGCTGGATCGTGGTATTCACGTGTATGGTTGTAAGGGCGGTGCATTTAGAAGTTGCCCACAGTCTTACCGCGCAATCATGCATAATGGCGATCCGCCGTTTCATCAGTCGCCGAGGTCCAGCTTCTGAATACTTCTCGGATAACGGGACGAACTTGCGAGGGGCGAGTAAGGAGATAATCAAACAAGTACGGGAAATCGATAATGTTTGCGCCGACGAATTCACGACTGCTATCACGAGTTGGCACTTCATCCCACCTGGAACACCCCACATGGGAGGAGCGTGGGAGAGGATGGTGCGCTCGGTGAAGCAGGTCATGACAGCCTTAGACGACGGGCGTCGATTGAACGATGAAATCCTCCTGACTACGCTAGCTGAAACTGAGGACATGATCAACAGCCGGCCACTTACTCTTGTATCTTCGGATCCAGTGGTAAATGCACTTTGTCCCAATGTCTTTCTGCGTGGTTCAGATCCCAACGAGCCACATGAAGTCATCAAACCTACCAACCCTGCAGAGGCACTTCGGGATGCTTACAAGAGATCCCAGCAGCTGGCCGACGACTTATGGAAGCGGTGGATAAAAGAGTACGTGCCGACAGTCAACCAGCGATCCAAGTGGTTCTCCGAGGCAGATCCTCTTAAGAAAGGAGATCTCGTGTACGTTGTAGACGGAAATCGACGCAAGGCCTGGGTTCGAGGAATTATCGAAGAACCGATCTTCTCTAGTGACGGACGGGTACGCCAAGCTTTAGTGCGTACAACTAGGGGTGTTTTTCGACGTGGGACGGCTAATCTGGCTGTGCTGGAGATTACTGGAGCTGCTGACGAAGTCCAAATGGTGGGTCCAGAGAGTGTCGCTCATCATACAACGTTTTAA